The genomic interval CGCCCGTGCCAGACGTTCGCGCCGATGTGGTGGTGGTACTCACCGGCGGCGAGGAACACCGCTCCGTCGTACGTGGTTCGCACGGTCATTCCCAGGGCGTCGGCGTAGAACTCCCGCGCCGCGTCGAGGTCGGTGACTTCCAGATGGACGTGGCCCACGTCAGTCCCGTCCGGCACTCCGGTCGCACCGGTCGCGGCCGCGCGAACCCCAGCGGCGTCGAGCGGGTCCGTCGCCATCCGGACGCCGCCATCGGCCGTCGTCTCCCACGCCGACCGCGGGCGGTCCCGGTACACCTCGACGCCGTTGCCCTCCGGGTCCCGACAGTACAGCGCCTCGCTGACGAGGTGGTCGGCCATGCCCGAGAGCTGCCACGACGACTCGATGCGGGACAGCGCATCACCGAGTCCGCGTCGGGACGGGACCCGAAACGCAGTATGGAAGAGCCCGGCAGCGGACCGGGGTCGCTCGGGCGCACTCGGGTGCTCCCGTAGCTCCAGCAGCGGCGTCTCGCCGTCGCCCAGAACGACCCGGTCGCCCCCGCGGTCGTGGACCGCCAGCCCGACGATGGCGTCGTAGAACTCGGCCACCTCGCTCGCGTCCGCGACGGTCAGTGCGACCCGGCCGACGCGTGTCCCGGGTGGGAGTCTCGCTTCGGTCATACCACTGATTCGAGCGAGCGACGGATACCGATTGTGTCGACGCAGACGACAGTGCCCAAACTGCTTTCCCACCGTCGCACCCAAAGCCCGTATCGCATGGTTACTGACATCGACGGACTCGTCGCCGACCTGAGCCGCGCCGAGAAGCTGGCCCTCGTCTGTGGGACCAACGACCCCGACGGAACCGCAACCGGTTACCTCCCCGGCGTCCCCCGTCTCGACGTTCCAC from Halomicroarcula saliterrae carries:
- a CDS encoding VOC family protein; its protein translation is MTEARLPPGTRVGRVALTVADASEVAEFYDAIVGLAVHDRGGDRVVLGDGETPLLELREHPSAPERPRSAAGLFHTAFRVPSRRGLGDALSRIESSWQLSGMADHLVSEALYCRDPEGNGVEVYRDRPRSAWETTADGGVRMATDPLDAAGVRAAATGATGVPDGTDVGHVHLEVTDLDAAREFYADALGMTVRTTYDGAVFLAAGEYHHHIGANVWHGRSAPASGRGLAWFELGLPSDAAVAAARERLAAAGYEVATASDSVRVTDPDGIELRLRA